A single genomic interval of Treponema primitia ZAS-1 harbors:
- a CDS encoding aldo/keto reductase — protein MRLPRIFAPGASEAQVDKEKAIELIQYAADHGISYFDTAYGYHHTTSESVVGEALEGVRRDKVKIVTKQPFNVMTTQADIRRNLENTLKKLRTDHLDVYLIHNIQKSYWEDIKKRKIIEEYEKFRSEGLIRGIGFSYHGQLPTFKDVLSFYSWDMCQIQQNLIDVDHEATEEAIKLAGDKGTGLVIMEPLRGGSLASPPAQVKAIYDEFPVKRSAVEWAFRHMINYPQVSTILSGVTTLEQLKEDIEIFSKPDALPNCLSPEEKAILTRVKAKYESMASIPCTACEYCLPCPQGVRIPDAFAKYNDGVMFGTFDAVKRQYFFSTRNKQDASLCVACGECETKCPQHIEIPKQLKIAHEALKGWIE, from the coding sequence ATGCGGCTGCCCCGCATCTTTGCTCCCGGCGCCAGTGAGGCCCAGGTAGATAAGGAAAAGGCTATTGAACTGATCCAGTACGCGGCGGATCACGGCATCAGTTATTTTGATACCGCCTATGGCTACCACCATACCACCAGCGAGTCGGTGGTGGGGGAAGCTCTGGAAGGCGTCCGCCGGGACAAGGTAAAGATCGTTACCAAACAGCCCTTCAACGTTATGACAACCCAGGCCGATATACGGCGTAACCTTGAAAATACCTTGAAAAAGCTCCGTACGGACCATCTTGATGTATATTTGATCCACAATATTCAGAAGTCCTACTGGGAGGATATAAAAAAGCGGAAAATCATTGAAGAATACGAAAAATTCCGTTCCGAAGGGCTTATCCGCGGTATCGGTTTTTCCTATCACGGACAGCTGCCCACCTTTAAGGATGTTCTTTCCTTTTATTCCTGGGATATGTGCCAGATCCAGCAGAACCTTATCGATGTGGACCACGAGGCCACCGAAGAGGCGATCAAGCTGGCGGGAGATAAGGGTACCGGCCTGGTTATCATGGAACCCCTTCGGGGCGGCAGCCTCGCTTCCCCTCCGGCCCAGGTTAAAGCAATTTACGACGAATTTCCGGTAAAACGCAGCGCCGTCGAGTGGGCCTTTAGGCATATGATCAACTATCCCCAGGTAAGCACTATTTTAAGCGGTGTAACCACCCTGGAGCAGCTCAAGGAAGATATCGAAATCTTCTCCAAGCCCGATGCCCTGCCGAATTGTTTGAGCCCTGAGGAAAAGGCCATCCTCACCCGGGTCAAGGCCAAATATGAATCCATGGCCTCGATCCCCTGTACCGCCTGCGAATACTGCCTTCCATGTCCCCAGGGCGTCAGAATTCCCGATGCGTTTGCTAAATACAACGATGGGGTTATGTTTGGAACCTTTGACGCCGTCAAGCGGCAATACTTTTTCTCGACCAGGAACAAACAGGATGCTTCACTCTGTGTGGCCTGCGGGGAATGTGAGACAAAATGTCCCCAGCACATTGAAATCCCCAAACAGCTTAAGATAGCCCATGAGGCGCTAAAGGGGTGGATCGAGTAG
- a CDS encoding GH1 family beta-glucosidase, with product MAEKYQFPNGFEWGTASASYQIEGAWDADGKGECIWDRFSHTPGHIHDGTTGDRACDFYHRYEDDIRLAKKLGIKVYRFSISWPRIFPDGTGAVNEAGIAFYRKVLTCLHDNGIKAGVTMYHWDLPQKLQDRGGWANREIVGWFETYAKTLYERLGDLVDYWITLNEPYCTSIIGYWIGEHAPGYHDYSMALSAVHHLLLAHGAAVKAYRKTGLKADIGITLNMNISYPYNPDCPEDVAAAKRNQEHSNNLFGDPIFLGKYPEELFSYLKKRGVVLPDIQTGDMELISQKVDFFGLNTYFTDHVKADETAWPLGTASGKTGRPQTDMGWEVNPEGMYDLLKWIHSRYNPPKVIITENGAATNDWVNVEGKVDDPNRIDYLYRYLAQVHKAIQEGVPVQGYYVWCFCDNFEWAKGLSKRFGIVYVDYDTQKRTPKESAYWYAELIKNNGY from the coding sequence ATGGCGGAAAAATATCAATTTCCCAATGGCTTTGAATGGGGAACAGCTAGCGCGTCCTATCAAATAGAAGGCGCTTGGGATGCCGATGGAAAGGGCGAATGTATTTGGGATCGGTTCAGCCATACTCCGGGACATATCCATGACGGAACTACCGGGGATAGGGCCTGTGATTTTTATCACCGGTATGAAGACGATATCCGCCTGGCGAAGAAATTGGGGATAAAGGTATACCGGTTTTCTATTTCCTGGCCCCGAATTTTCCCCGACGGTACCGGCGCTGTTAATGAGGCGGGGATCGCCTTTTATCGGAAGGTGCTTACCTGTCTGCATGACAACGGGATAAAGGCCGGAGTAACCATGTATCACTGGGACTTACCCCAAAAATTACAGGATCGCGGCGGATGGGCTAACCGGGAAATCGTAGGCTGGTTTGAAACCTACGCGAAAACGCTCTATGAACGCCTGGGGGATTTGGTGGATTACTGGATCACCCTGAATGAACCCTATTGTACTTCGATCATCGGGTATTGGATTGGCGAACATGCACCGGGGTATCATGATTATTCCATGGCACTATCCGCGGTTCATCATTTGCTGCTTGCCCATGGCGCCGCTGTCAAAGCCTACCGGAAAACCGGGCTCAAGGCCGATATCGGCATAACCCTCAATATGAATATAAGCTATCCCTATAATCCCGATTGTCCTGAAGATGTGGCTGCCGCAAAACGAAACCAGGAACACTCAAATAATCTTTTCGGGGACCCCATATTCCTTGGAAAATATCCGGAGGAATTATTTTCTTACCTTAAAAAAAGGGGCGTAGTTCTGCCGGATATACAAACGGGGGATATGGAACTTATATCCCAGAAGGTGGATTTCTTTGGTCTTAATACGTATTTTACGGATCATGTAAAGGCCGACGAAACTGCCTGGCCCTTGGGGACAGCTTCCGGTAAAACCGGCAGACCCCAAACTGATATGGGCTGGGAAGTAAATCCTGAGGGTATGTATGATCTCCTGAAATGGATACATTCCCGTTATAATCCGCCAAAGGTGATTATCACCGAAAACGGCGCCGCTACAAATGATTGGGTTAATGTGGAAGGGAAAGTCGATGATCCCAACCGTATTGATTATCTTTACCGGTATTTAGCCCAGGTGCATAAGGCAATTCAGGAAGGAGTTCCGGTCCAGGGATATTATGTCTGGTGTTTCTGCGATAATTTTGAATGGGCCAAGGGTTTGTCCAAACGCTTTGGTATAGTATATGTGGATTACGATACCCAAAAGCGTACACCAAAGGAAAGCGCCTATTGGTATGCGGAACTTATAAAAAATAACGGTTATTGA
- a CDS encoding adenosylcobalamin-dependent ribonucleoside-diphosphate reductase has protein sequence MKIERLFTDPQSGPYKDIQWEKRRSEIRNPDGKAIFEEDTVIVPSFWSQIATDIIAQKYFRKAGVPADKGAEWKKWAAGSAVKKIAEFPLPEDGAEHDSRQVFHRLAYTWMDWGRKSRYFDSEEDARAFYDETCYMLARQIAAPNSPQWFNTGLYAVYGIDGPAQGHYYFDPEEGKLKQSDSAYKRPQPHACLPYHALISTPQGPVPIGVLVERSAVKTVVYDKDGTTEILAVKENGIKPVIRIVLKNGNTLEVTPDHRVFAELPASVSAGGLPAGNPDFVVGSFEWIEAGKLQPGMRVMQIANTGISEINDSVNSDNKKNLSEAILAGWLSGDGFAGQYENGTNRSLMLEFMTADDEEYEFLLPHIRAVFEDVHYHITPVETLNEHLCLRRIRLYGEKLRPFIEKYEALNRGLDIRIPLTILNGGREVASAYLRSLFQADGTVRSHKGPTDSFDVVLGSISKDLIGDTQKLLANLGIYSRISVCKDSRDDRHTYYHLIIGYLSERKKFQELIGFISIEKQGKLSASLASGINGKALPIRRLESIVHIEYLGEMPVYDIQTKSGNFLAGNIVVHNCFILSVEDDLVNDGGIMDLVTREARLFKYGSGTGSNFSRIRAAAEGLSGGGVSSGLLSFLRIGDRSASAIKSGGTTRRAAKMVTLDIDHPDVEKYIDWKAGEEHKVASMVTGSAVVKKNLDALKKALADWRGPEEDKFNAEKNHELAAALGNSLKEKVPPTYLYQLLRRLEQGDGDVNPRLFTTAWDDEAYNTVSGQSSNNSLRVADKFMRAVLDNEDWELSNRIDHKAARTVKARDLWTQLARSAWQCADPGLQYHTTINDWHTCPAGGEIRASNPCSEYMFLDDTACNLASINLAVLYDKQSKTFNIAGYLHAIQIWTTILEISVVMAQFPAPKIAQLSYEYRTLGLGYANLGTLLMLMGLAYDSAEGRAVAASLSALLSGEAYAQSARMAAGLGPFLRYGENREAMLRVIRNHRRAAHNAPAAEYEQVHTPPKGIEAEACPAYLLEAARAAWDRALDLGNAHGYRNAQVSAIAPTGTIGLLMDCDTTGVEPDFALVKFKKLAGGGYFKIINQSVPPALEALGYTPEQIDGIIAYATGRKTLAGAPKISLEDLEAKGFSPAALAAVEDAVKTATGLEGVFNPWILGKAFVEETLRVPESTWSLPGFSLLKHLGYSPADIDEAEVYACGTMGLEGAPYLKKEHLEVFDTANPSGKNGKRSIAWTAHISMMAAAQPFISGAISKTINMPNDAGYEDVKGAYMLSWKSALKAVALYRDGSKLSQPLSALAPGTDPLADTILALERGLESPNHAVESRADYKTVAPTDVRGRRRSLPNRRVGYTQKAKLGGHSIFIRTGEYIDGSLGEIFLDMHKEGAAFRSLLNSFAIAVSLGLQYGVPLEEYVDAFIFSKFEPNGMVQGHDYVKLATSVIDFIFRDLAISYLKRTDLGQIKPEDLLDNSPKNEAPEAKHPGAARHLREKSTHFATEFPAHKEGPAKTAKDAPSSGESDAAKIAQARIKGYEGDPCPACGSFTLVRNGTCMKCDTCGGTTGCS, from the coding sequence ATGAAAATCGAACGGTTATTTACGGATCCGCAAAGCGGACCCTATAAGGATATTCAGTGGGAAAAACGGCGCAGCGAGATCCGTAACCCCGATGGGAAGGCTATTTTTGAAGAGGATACGGTGATTGTCCCTTCCTTTTGGAGCCAGATCGCCACGGATATCATAGCCCAGAAGTACTTTCGCAAGGCCGGAGTCCCGGCGGACAAGGGGGCGGAGTGGAAAAAGTGGGCCGCAGGCAGCGCAGTTAAAAAGATCGCCGAATTTCCCCTTCCCGAAGACGGCGCCGAACACGACAGCCGTCAGGTTTTCCACCGCCTAGCCTATACCTGGATGGACTGGGGCCGGAAAAGCCGCTATTTTGACAGCGAGGAAGACGCCCGGGCCTTCTACGATGAGACCTGTTACATGCTGGCCCGCCAGATTGCAGCTCCCAACAGTCCCCAGTGGTTCAACACCGGGCTTTACGCCGTGTATGGCATAGACGGCCCCGCCCAGGGGCACTACTACTTCGACCCGGAGGAAGGGAAGCTCAAGCAATCCGACAGCGCCTATAAACGGCCCCAGCCCCATGCGTGTCTTCCGTATCATGCACTCATTAGCACACCCCAAGGACCGGTTCCCATTGGTGTTCTGGTGGAGAGGAGTGCTGTCAAAACAGTAGTTTATGACAAGGATGGTACCACAGAAATTCTGGCGGTAAAGGAAAACGGAATTAAGCCGGTGATCCGTATCGTTCTTAAAAACGGGAATACCTTGGAAGTAACTCCGGACCATCGGGTTTTTGCGGAACTTCCGGCATCGGTTTCAGCCGGAGGGCTCCCCGCAGGGAATCCCGACTTCGTCGTCGGTTCATTCGAATGGATCGAAGCGGGGAAACTCCAACCGGGGATGAGGGTGATGCAGATCGCCAATACCGGCATATCTGAAATCAATGACAGTGTTAATAGTGATAATAAAAAAAATCTGAGTGAAGCGATTCTGGCGGGTTGGCTTTCAGGAGATGGGTTTGCGGGGCAATATGAAAATGGTACAAACCGCTCATTGATGCTGGAATTTATGACCGCCGATGATGAGGAGTATGAATTTCTTTTACCGCACATTCGCGCCGTATTTGAGGATGTTCACTATCATATCACACCGGTAGAGACCCTGAATGAACACCTTTGCCTTCGCAGAATTCGGCTTTACGGAGAAAAATTACGGCCCTTTATTGAAAAATATGAAGCCTTAAACCGTGGGCTTGATATACGGATACCATTGACCATTCTCAATGGCGGCAGGGAAGTTGCGTCCGCGTATTTACGATCCCTTTTTCAAGCCGATGGAACGGTTCGTTCCCATAAGGGGCCCACCGATTCCTTTGATGTAGTTTTAGGGAGTATTTCCAAGGATCTAATCGGCGATACTCAAAAACTATTGGCAAATTTAGGGATATACAGTCGAATATCGGTCTGTAAGGATAGCCGGGATGATCGGCATACTTATTATCACCTGATAATCGGTTACTTGAGCGAACGGAAAAAGTTTCAAGAACTCATCGGTTTTATCTCAATTGAAAAACAGGGCAAACTGTCCGCTTCTTTGGCTTCCGGTATCAACGGAAAGGCTTTACCGATCCGCCGTCTTGAGTCTATTGTTCATATTGAATATCTGGGCGAAATGCCGGTTTATGATATTCAGACAAAAAGTGGAAATTTTCTTGCGGGAAATATTGTGGTTCATAATTGCTTCATCCTTTCGGTTGAGGACGATCTGGTGAACGACGGTGGTATCATGGACCTTGTTACCCGGGAGGCGCGGCTCTTTAAGTACGGTTCCGGTACGGGGTCCAATTTTTCCCGGATCAGGGCGGCGGCGGAGGGGCTTTCCGGGGGGGGCGTTTCCTCGGGGCTCCTGTCCTTCCTCAGGATTGGGGACAGGTCCGCTTCGGCGATTAAGTCCGGGGGTACTACCCGGCGGGCGGCCAAGATGGTCACCCTGGATATAGACCACCCGGATGTGGAGAAGTACATAGACTGGAAGGCCGGGGAGGAACATAAGGTGGCCTCCATGGTAACCGGTTCGGCGGTGGTTAAAAAAAACCTGGATGCCCTTAAGAAGGCCCTGGCGGATTGGCGAGGACCCGAGGAAGATAAGTTCAACGCCGAAAAAAACCACGAGCTTGCCGCAGCCCTGGGGAATTCCCTGAAGGAGAAGGTACCCCCCACCTACCTCTACCAACTTTTGCGCCGGCTTGAGCAGGGTGACGGCGATGTGAACCCCCGGCTCTTTACCACCGCCTGGGATGACGAGGCCTACAATACCGTTTCTGGCCAGTCCTCCAACAACAGTCTGCGGGTTGCCGATAAATTTATGCGGGCGGTGCTGGACAATGAGGACTGGGAGCTTTCAAACCGGATTGACCATAAGGCCGCCCGAACCGTGAAGGCCCGGGATCTTTGGACCCAGCTTGCCCGTTCCGCCTGGCAATGCGCGGACCCGGGGCTCCAGTACCATACCACCATCAACGACTGGCACACCTGTCCCGCGGGTGGAGAAATCCGGGCATCCAACCCCTGCTCGGAGTATATGTTCCTGGATGATACGGCCTGCAACCTCGCCTCAATAAACCTGGCCGTTCTTTACGACAAACAAAGTAAAACCTTTAACATAGCAGGGTATCTCCACGCCATCCAAATCTGGACCACCATCCTGGAAATATCCGTGGTCATGGCCCAGTTCCCGGCGCCGAAGATTGCCCAGCTTTCCTACGAGTACCGTACCCTGGGCCTGGGTTACGCCAACCTGGGTACCCTGCTCATGCTCATGGGCCTGGCTTACGACTCCGCGGAAGGCCGGGCCGTGGCGGCATCCCTTTCCGCCCTGCTTTCCGGCGAAGCCTATGCCCAGTCCGCCCGCATGGCCGCCGGTCTCGGTCCCTTCCTCCGCTACGGCGAAAACCGGGAGGCCATGCTCCGGGTGATCCGTAACCACCGCCGGGCGGCCCACAATGCCCCTGCGGCAGAGTACGAGCAGGTGCATACCCCGCCCAAGGGTATAGAGGCCGAAGCCTGTCCCGCTTACCTTCTGGAGGCTGCCCGGGCTGCTTGGGATCGTGCCCTGGACCTGGGGAACGCCCACGGCTACCGGAACGCCCAGGTCAGCGCCATAGCCCCCACGGGAACCATCGGCCTTTTGATGGACTGTGATACCACCGGTGTGGAACCCGATTTTGCCCTGGTCAAGTTTAAGAAACTTGCCGGCGGCGGGTATTTCAAGATCATCAACCAGTCGGTTCCCCCGGCCCTGGAAGCCCTGGGCTATACCCCGGAGCAGATCGACGGGATCATCGCCTATGCCACGGGCCGCAAAACTCTGGCTGGCGCTCCGAAGATTTCCCTGGAGGACCTGGAAGCCAAGGGCTTTAGCCCCGCCGCCCTGGCTGCCGTGGAGGATGCGGTAAAGACTGCCACCGGCTTGGAGGGGGTCTTTAACCCCTGGATTTTAGGTAAAGCCTTTGTGGAAGAAACCCTCCGGGTACCGGAATCCACCTGGTCCCTGCCGGGGTTTAGCCTGTTGAAGCACCTGGGTTACAGCCCCGCCGATATTGACGAGGCGGAAGTTTACGCCTGCGGAACCATGGGGCTGGAAGGGGCGCCCTATCTTAAGAAGGAGCATTTAGAGGTTTTTGACACCGCCAACCCCTCGGGGAAAAACGGCAAACGTTCCATAGCCTGGACTGCCCATATCAGCATGATGGCCGCGGCGCAGCCCTTTATTTCCGGGGCCATTTCCAAGACCATCAACATGCCCAACGACGCGGGCTATGAGGATGTGAAGGGCGCTTACATGCTTTCCTGGAAGAGCGCCCTCAAGGCGGTGGCCCTTTACCGGGACGGTTCCAAACTTTCCCAGCCCCTGTCCGCCCTTGCCCCCGGTACGGATCCCCTGGCGGATACCATCCTGGCCCTGGAGCGGGGACTGGAAAGCCCGAACCACGCCGTCGAAAGCCGGGCCGACTACAAGACCGTTGCTCCAACAGATGTCCGGGGCCGCCGCCGTTCCCTGCCGAACCGCCGGGTGGGGTATACCCAGAAGGCCAAGCTTGGGGGGCACTCCATCTTTATCCGTACCGGGGAATACATCGATGGTTCCCTGGGGGAGATCTTCCTGGATATGCACAAGGAAGGGGCCGCCTTCCGGAGCCTCCTCAACAGTTTTGCTATCGCCGTCTCCCTGGGGCTCCAGTACGGGGTACCCCTGGAGGAATACGTGGACGCCTTTATCTTCTCCAAGTTTGAACCCAACGGCATGGTCCAGGGCCACGATTATGTAAAGCTGGCCACCAGTGTTATCGATTTTATCTTCCGGGATCTGGCCATCAGCTATCTCAAACGTACCGACCTGGGCCAGATCAAACCCGAGGATCTGCTGGATAACAGCCCCAAAAACGAGGCGCCGGAAGCCAAGCATCCCGGCGCCGCCCGTCACCTTCGTGAAAA